cacagtagccaaccagctgtcgaccagggatcaacaaagcaggggcacgtctacatggagggtttgccccggggtggtttcacagtagcggcaggtcatctacatgacgcagccgccattgcgaagccatccttGGGCAAACCCCaaaaactccgctgaaaaaaagttgggcacgtACTCCCAACATTTTTTgcagcggaggcttgtcacagcccatggcgccccctgattggtcatcatggtttggacagggaagggggcagacctccaggagagccctgtggtaaataatttaaaaaatgggaagagaAGAATGGGCCCCGtgcctctgtaaaaataaaaaatggggaggaggagaggaacggggcttgttcctccccactttttaaattttattatctgtatctgcgcagctgcacaggGACtgataaagataataataaaaatggaggaGAAACAGGAAGCTAGGGGGAGGTGAGGTGGTTCGGGTGCCCAGCGTCCCTGCCCTATCTGTCCTGGTGCTCAGCGCTGCCAGGAAAATCCGCACTTGCATtctttcccgtgcagatgccgggaggGAACAAAAATGTGGGAGCCAAGCACCACCATCAAGACGGGGGCGAGggcatggtgcaactgcaccctctcACCGATGTTGcccaggtgcacacaggcttactgccttggatactggaggcagcacacaaccatcagggctagtagccattgatacccttctcttccaggaatttatccaacccccttttaaagccatccaaatgggtggccatcactacatcttgtggtaatgaattccataatttaactatgcgctgtgtgaagaactccttccttttatctgtcctgaatctcccacccatcagcttcatgggatgaccccattggattctagtcttatgagagagggagagaaatgtctccgtatccacattcccaacaccaggcataattttgtacacgccTGTCAGGTCTCCACTCAGCCTTTCTttcccagctaaacaatcccagctgttccctcagaagggagatgctccagcccagccttctcaacctggggcgctccagatgtgttggactacaactcccagaatgccccagccagctggctggggcattctgggagatgcagtccaacacatctggagcgccccaggttgaggaaggctgctccagccctttgaaaattccagttgcccttttctgcaccttttccatctctatatctttttttaggtgtggtgaccactcCTAAAAACAGATATTATAGagcttgaaaaagtgcagaaaagggcaactaaaatgttaaGCTACAATTTACTGGTAGTTTTtctcccacccctttgcctttgagacctgcccatcactggaatgtgcctCCGCTCTCAGGAGCTCCTCCTAAACTCAACTTGGCCCTCTGGCTGAATGAGCACCCCCATGCCTGGGCTAGATGAactccaagatcccttccaactctaggattcaAATATGGGGACGAAACCCAGGAGTTTCTCTATCTCGCTAGCCACCTAggcgtgaccatattacaccagttttaaaatctcttcactggctgccaattagtttccaagtgaagtataaagtgttggttatcacctttgaagccccacatggtttgggtccaggctacctgcgggatcgccttctcccgtacaatccgccctgcacactcaggtcctctgggaagaacttctttcagccagtcaaaactaggctgacaactgttacccagaggaccttctcttctgctgctcccagactgtggaacggcctgccggaggagactcgtcaacttaacagtctactagcattcaagaaacctataaagactgatctcttccggcaggcctatccagtggaatattaagatgtttttagaatgttttaggatgtttttaacaatgtatataattttaattcagttttatgtattttatcatttattgttgtttcccgcttcgatcaaaatggagaggtgggtaagaaatgatgatgagatgatgatgatgttgttacTGGCCATAGGTTTGGATCCTTTGTCCCGATTCTCCAGCTCCAAGACTATGTTCACCTTGGATTGTAGGAATTCTCTGTGGCCCAACATCTTCCACATTGGTTCCATCTCGAATTCTCTTTCAAGGACGATGAGTTCATAAACTTCGGCTCTGCCCAATGCCTAACTTGGGTGGCTCTTGCCTGCTCCCTGTGTATgagctcttttatttatttatttatttatttatttatttattacatttgtataccgcccaactGGCAGATCCCCTTGGGGTAGTTTACAGTCATAAAAAACCAAAACGAACAATAAAATAgctaaccaaccaaccaaacaaaataCAACAATCAAAATATCAAAGTCATACAGTGAAGTCTCTGATGTAGCGTAGGCAGCGTACGAACTGAaacttctcccacattcattgCAGATGTACAGAGTGTGTCCCGAATGGATTCTCATGTGTGTTGTGAGTTTAGAGCTGGATATAGATGTCTTGCCACAGTCCATGCACCTGTAGGGCCTCTCTCCCGTATGGACTTATTGGTACATATTCTGAGTCGTaagggcatgatcctatgcatgtttagacagaaaaaagtcctacaattcccagcatgccacagctagccatgctgggagttggctgGCTGaggtactgggagttgtaggactttttgctgtctaaacatgtgtaggattatgctgtaagtggctgaagcttttcccgcactcaTTTGAAGACTTAAGACTTCTCTCCCTTATGGGTTCTCTGGTGTTTACTAAGATTGGAGCTGTAGCGAAAACGTCTCCCACATTCTGGGCAgctgtagggcttctccccggtgtgaattcTCAGGTGCTTATTAAGATCCGAATTCTGCTGGAAATGTTTCCCACAGTCTGGACAGCCGTAGCCTCCAGGGGTCTCTCCGGTGTGGACTCTCTTATGAGCGATGAGGCCTCGGTGCTGGCTGAAACTTTCCCCGCACTTGGAGCAGACGTAAGGCAtctcccccgtgtgggtcctTTGGTGGATGAGGAGGTGCGAGCGCTGGGCGAAGCATTTCTCGCAATCCTGGCACTGATGGGGCCTCTCTCCCGAGTGGATTCTCTGGTGTTTGAGAAGGTTCGAGCTCTGTcggaagcatttcccacactctgggcacgggtagggcttctctcccgtgtggattctccGGTGAATTGTGAGGCTTGAGCGCTGAGTGAAGCGCTTTCCGCAATCGGGGCACTGATGGGGACTCTGTGCTGCGTGGCCTTTCTGGCGCGAGACGAAGTTGGGTGTCCGACGGGCCCTTTTCCCACTCTCAGTGCTTTGCAAGTTACCATCTCCTTGTTGGGTCGTCAGTGGGCTGCAAGACCCATTCCCCGCACCACGATTAGCTTTCTTCTCCACAGCGCCACCACCAGCCCTGCAGTGGCctgaaacagaagaaaacaaaacgTAACCCCATTTCTAAAAATTCAAGAACGTGATTGAAAAATCTAGGAAGTGCGCCCCTCCTCTTCAGCAACGGCTGTCTTCAGCAACTCCTTCTTCCCTAGTCTTCTGCCTGTGCCAGGAGATCTCcaagtggggggagagaaatgagtaaattaaagcaggggtccccaaccttttaggGTCAGTGGGTTGTTGAATTtggagagtgtcatgggcactctcacaaaatggctgcaatcaGTGTAGCATGTCCAGTCGCAAGTCACTCATTTCCCACAAGGAAAACCTGTGAGGCtagaagaaaagtaacttgctcaagaaGCTAAGTACAAGGCGTCCATGGCCCCATTGGTACCCACAGGCACCACCCTGCAGTGTGAGCCGAAGCACTCATCCACAGTGGAGGCTGCCCACAGTAACTCTGCATGAGTCAATGATCTGGGCTTACATTCTTCCAATCAGCCTCCACTTAATTCTGCTGCATCACTGCTTTGGGTGTGATGGATTGACTTTCTTCTGTATCATTGTATCTCTGATGTGTCATTTTTTAGTCTTAAATCTCAGTCTGAATATAATacgtttaaaaatgttttatattgcTTATAATTGTATGTCTTTTAATATATATCTTAAATACTTTGAGTTTTGTAAGTACTTTCAcgtacattttttaaatatatgagtATATTTTTAGTACTTATTGTCTCTTTCTAAATTGTAAATGTTTTTATCATGCGTTTAGactgccctgaggaaggacaCAGTTTAGGGGGTCTGAAACGTGTAGGCTTATCTGAGGCTTATCTGAATAAACACATTTCAAGAAAGGCACATCTGAATAAACATTCTTCAAGAACTCCTTTTTaggttccaccccttgccgttCAGCTTTTTTGGCATGCTATTACTCAGAGGCCAGGACCCAAGCATCACTgcggaagggggcagggggctcagTACAAATTAGCAACATGGATGCATACACACGACGATCTGTGAGGCACCCCTTCTCCATAGTGTAAAATTATATTGTCATTAACCTTACAGACAACAATCCTGAAAAGTAttacaaagggcctgttcagatgacacgctaagccatagttaggccactaactcttttgctgcaaatgattagtgagcatgcttaaatcctggttatgtagccactatagttaggaatggttcacacaacacactaagccatcatgtttagctcaaagtgcttaaccactggggcttagcatgtcatctgaacagggtcaccgtTATCTCTCTATATTGCAGATGTAGGGTGTGTCAAGATTGAGGCTAAGAAAGAGTGGTCTAACTGAGGGCCTAGAGCCACATACGGCCCTGAGGGCCTAGAGCCACATACGGCCCTGGAGGGCCTAGAGCTACATACGGCCCTGAAGGGCCTAGAGCCACATATGGCCCTGAAGGGCCTAGAGCCACATACGGCCCTGAGGGCCTAGAGCCACATATGGCCcgcagcctaatttcaaaagccttctgtaTGAGCTCAGTTCAGActactggcaaaagcaatctgtcccttccctgaCAGACCACTGGGCaggaaagaagaaggggggaaagagagagagagaacagggggttgaagaaagagaaaaggggtgacccacTAACTCTTCACTCTGGCCTTAATCACCATTGGCTTCGGCCCTGCTCACCACCAATGTGTggcccctgacagattacccatgagtGAACACAGTCATCAGCagagccagtgttgtgtagtggcttgttggactgggaggcgggagatctgggttctagtccccactcggccatggaaacccactgggtgactttgggccagtcacagacgctcagcccaacctacctcacagggttgttgttgtgaggataaaatggagaggaggattatgtatgctgccttgggttccttggaggaaaaaaggcaggatataaatgtaataatgataataataaatgatgatgatgcctgcCTATGGCCACCTAGTGCATTTCGAGCAGGATCTGAATCAATGATTTCCTGAGCAGTACGTAGTTCATTCTCTTACTTACTACACGACACAAGTTCTCGAACTCCAGCATGATCAATCCTTACCCAATGGGCTAACATCTCCACTGCTCTCCAGCTTGGCTGGCTTCTGTCCAGTATCTGCTGAAACTCGTCGTGCCCGGGAGGGGCCGACTGCTCCATCTTCAAAAGAACTTGGCACCTAGATTATCAATGggatcatcatcaacaacaacatcagtaTCATCAATATTAATAACGACAACTCACATGCCTGGGGCAGGCCCACCAGGTAGGTAACCAGCGGGTTCTCGATGcgtggggaaagccctgtggtggctgcggatTTGCGCTGTGTAGGTTAGACAACACAAGTGCAGCTTCACAACGCCTGTGGGGCTTCCCCGCGATGCTCcgatttgaaaaagtcggggatttaccccaactttttcaaatggaacGTCGTCAACACGGTGCTTCTGACATGTAACGTTGCTCCAGGCCAACCTCGGAGCGGAGCccggtggaaggtgaccagcgaatGGTCGCCTTCCACGAGGAAGAGGGGGGGGcggctccaggacccagatggccgcccagcaacccctccctccctcctcaacGTCGGGATTACCTGACCccgccctgggagagggaaagcgtgaggttgaagagggaggcagcaccgCGAAGACAAGCTCTGGAGTGGGCGTATGTATTCCTTCCCAGACTTTACCAACACTCATTTTCTCTCAGGGCCAAAGCAGATCCAGATCcacttgttttaatgcaaagatggagaacctccagccctcAGGTCAATTTGGCCTGCCAGGCTGGTCCATCCGACGAGGGCATTCCTTGAAGCTCCGTCCCCTGGAGGCTACTGGGGTCTTGGGAAGGAGGCGGGGAGAGGGATCCcctctgttatctctgatctgtaaCTGCAGAGAGCACCAGGGATTCCCCTCCACATCATTCCCTCTCCCAATCACAGATCAGACATAACAGAGGGATTCCCATTACTTTGCGTGCTGCTCTGTGCTCCAAGTGCTTTTCCCGTCTCCTCGTCATTTTTCCCCACAAGCACTTTACATTGCTGCAATGCAGTTCTGTGCACACTTTCCTCAAATGTGTACACTGTGTGCACAGTTCCATCTGATgagtgcatttctgtgcacattttcccctggGACAAGCCACATCGCGAAGCCTACACAAATGCAGATTTTGGTACGCAACTCTGTCTGGTCTCATTTAAAGGCTAGGGAGGTACAAGTTGGGTAAATCAGGAAAGGGGCCGTAGCTTAATGGCGGAGgccccactttgcatgcagaagatcactGTGTGATcctcggcatctccaggcagagcaggaaaaattcctgcccgaaaccctggagagctgctgtcattCAGAGTccacaatattgggctagatcagtggttcccaaagcgggcggtgggattgcatagggggggcgtgaagaggcaagggggtggcagggggcgcgcgaggtggtcttttccgagggacatttttatgggagaagatagtttggtcccaagccatataggggaagaatccatacatgtattaatatcgtttaagaagagtccttttaacagtgaattgaaatgtttcaaaagcaccaaaacgctaatgaagagacacataccctgcttggtgtgccccgccacgccggctgcaaaacagaggcattcgctctcttttccctccctcccttggcaagcctgcggcgggagcttcggattttgaataaatattcaattaattgttaatgttttgaattttattgttattatctttcttagtgggttgttgaaaaccgctattctgaataatgatttttatagtgtagggtagggggcgctgggcatgagtttgtggaaccaagggggcggtgacctgaaaaagtttgggaaccactgggctagatggacccttggtctgatgcagaatAAGTCAGCTTCCGCTGTTCCTATGAAGAAAAATTCAGGCAGGGAATGTCTCATCCATTcctcctgctggatcaaaccaaaggtccagcGTCACCCTGCTTCCGCTTTTGCCTATACGAGGTCATGATTCTGAGGTCAtgacatcagttttaaaatctcttcactggctgccaattagtctccgggcgaagtataaagtgtttgggtccaggctacctgtgggatcaccttctcccacacaatccgccccgcactcaggtcctctgggaagaatctacttcagtcaaagttaggctgactgactgaagtagaaccttctcttctgctgctcccagactgtggagcggcctgccggaggagattcgtcaacttaagagtctattagcattcaggaaagctataaaggctgatctcttccggcaggcctatccagtggaattttaagttgtttttagaatgtttttagggtgttttaagaATG
This window of the Elgaria multicarinata webbii isolate HBS135686 ecotype San Diego chromosome 3, rElgMul1.1.pri, whole genome shotgun sequence genome carries:
- the LOC134396212 gene encoding zinc finger and SCAN domain-containing protein 21-like; this encodes MTTKMTTTEGSSTAVGLPFPSAQEEGGGAGIKTEEQVEPESGEGSEEKEKTPHVIQSGTLREFLKWAAPQQIKQEPEEVLPEHWEAQWREFLKAMQAAPSEPSSPAGKSPLNRCQRTADRVHRHHPRPSGEGGATGAPLGLRGEAKRGRGNLSARGNKGSRRKIKATLLERTETQRQRFRTFCFEEAKGPREVCRRLRELCHQWLKPESRTKEEILELLILEQFLSVLPQEMQGSVRERGPESCAQAVALTEGLLLKQQRGPKGRGPRKVPSSFEDGAVGPSRARRVSADTGQKPAKLESSGDVSPLGHCRAGGGAVEKKANRGAGNGSCSPLTTQQGDGNLQSTESGKRARRTPNFVSRQKGHAAQSPHQCPDCGKRFTQRSSLTIHRRIHTGEKPYPCPECGKCFRQSSNLLKHQRIHSGERPHQCQDCEKCFAQRSHLLIHQRTHTGEMPYVCSKCGESFSQHRGLIAHKRVHTGETPGGYGCPDCGKHFQQNSDLNKHLRIHTGEKPYSCPECGRRFRYSSNLSKHQRTHKGEKS